In one window of Vanrija pseudolonga chromosome 5, complete sequence DNA:
- the ywrD_1 gene encoding Glutathione hydrolase-like YwrD proenzyme: MLPNNKPLNRSDSYDDQVVYDFVTAEDGSRQDACRKMKIRCIDKENPPCKRCRHMKLQCRFAVPPVPRAVYEENEATKHRLESLEGHVSGIYSKLEDISSALLRLAPQTPSDTASPSLARHHQHGSASSSTAHHPLRPPLPRGQSLSQTNTPGTHDSHYTRWQGDGLAEPVPSAAARPGMANQSQSMDNMPLPRPNSTGDARGPGTSSPHPSMQRGASAPAVPRTSSPTYEDHDDPLQSAMVNEPFREITRREEELCLIAEQHDPATIPRRARRPSHSIVRDVSRNRLAKRRRVDGEAHVDEEDDVDGEGAEDWAPLPIREKGDPLRHDFDPVRMGLCTEEEGKALFHEFFKYAHPFMPIFDPREDTWEHVRRRSPFCITVIIMVALRARESAGPPSELSNKCREEAEKMAKATLFEPIATLETLQGLILMIAWGQHAWRICCHAMALAVDMRLYRCLPYLHKIRTDSQNPNHMLERQRPLVVGARLWLALVKQTYEMSYNHALPILFPSPHRRRTAYSRGLLDHPLSTIYDSRLVISVEIHEVREGAFRPYESIATLDQAEMDDMLRSANQGINDLYDYWIEYYHRMGLSADHFLMMELTNQRAYAIMFTNAPAWYGVHKQPDVHLLSHERQQWIAAAVRSGAYLISTVSNKQLEKDSEFGNHNFHVGIVATARYLIRMVELLPGVVDLYQVSLDIDRLLIKLPYYPVQPFADGLRRTLIKAREQGILPHTTLTEEAARQPTDLAPPPKPRPGTPGSGISEFPGFNPFPWNDPIQPGNPMATASLSMTRASIDATDAGRAATVIPENVPWPEVDFNLSDWFPAPDDPLGMLPVDTSALDGDMSNWFPAAPQVWMDDPAADLISRYNTAYETGSRRSTVFSTKGVVCSSQVLASEAGLSILRQGGNAADAAVATAAALNVVEPCNTGIGGDAFALFWDAKQKRVRAVNGSGRSPAALNLEVVRGAGITGDLIPYTSAHAATVPGAAAALVDIHATFGSGKLTLAEVLAPAIQLAEDGFGVHQMASYEWNLFEDWLQKVAEKYGPGYPFLIDGKAPKPGQYFSNPDLGRTLRELGAKGKDAFYKGRIAEAIVEAVNSNGGVMTLEDLANHATDFVEPISYTYSTEKLRVYECPPNGQGLAALIALGILDVLREDGVIDLETVKEGGAEWFHAEIEAIRLALADAGAYVADPNFVEVPVEKLLSKEYLRERAKLFNPKVATAKYHQGKPLSTSDTVYLTAADSEGNAISFIMSNYLGFGTAIVPKGCGFTLQSRGSAFSLDPNSPNVIEGGKRPFHTIIPAMVTKDNELFMSYGVMGGPMQPQGHVQVLTTLLHRGRDPQLSLDAKRFCVGGTGLWGQNAKEALHNRSVAIEHGVDPEVIAQLRALGHDLELVKGPEQQFFGKGQVILRTVDKRTGKVVWAAGSDFRGDGSH; the protein is encoded by the exons ATGCTCCCCAATAACAAGCCGCTCAACCGGAGCGACAGCTACGACGACCAGGTCGTTTACGACTTTGTCACCGCCGAAGATGGATCGCG ACAGGATGCCTGTCGCAAGATGAAGATCCGCTGTATCGACAAGGAGAACCCCCCATGCAAAAGGTGTCGGCACATGAAGCTTCAGTGTCGGTTCGCCGTGCCCCCCGTCCCGAGGGCAGTGTACGAGGAGAACGAGGCGACCAAGCA CCGCCTCGAGTCTCTTGAAGGGCACGTCTCCGGCATCTACAGCAAGCTGGAGGACATTTCGTCTGCGCTGCTGCGTCTGGCGCCGCAGACGCCATCCGACACGGCGTCGCCTTCACTGG CACGGCACCACCAGCatggctcggcgtcgtcgtctacCGCCCACCATCCCTTGCGACCGCCGCTTCCTCGTGGACAGTCGCTGTCACAAACCAACACGCCAGGCACCCACGACTCACATTACACTCGCTGGCAGGGGGAtgggctcgccgagccggtGCCGTctgccgccgcgaggccgggCATGGCGAACCAGTCGCAGAGCATGGACAACATGCCTCTCCCTCGGCCCAACTCGACTGGTGATGCACGCGGCCCGGGCACATCGAGCCCTCATCCGTCGATGCAGAGGGGGGCGTCGGCACCTGCAGTCCCCCGTACATCGTCTCCCACGTACGAGGATCACGATGACCCACTCCAGAGCGCAATGGTCAACGAGCCATTCCGCGAGATCACGAGAAGGGAGGAGGAACTATGTCTTAttgccgagcagcacgaccCCGCGACCATCCCTCGTCGTGCCAGGCGGCCGAGCCACAGCATTGTGCGCGATGTGAGCCGTAACAGGCTCGCcaagcggcgccgagtcgacggcgaggcgcatgtcgacgaagaggacgacgtcgacggtgAGGGGGCCGAGGACTGGGCTCCGCTGCCTATCCGTGAGAAGGGCGATCCTCTACGCCACGACTTTGACCCGGTACGAATGGGCCTCTGCACCGAagaggagggcaaggcgctGTTCCATGA GTTCTTCAAGTACGCCCACCCGTTCATGCCCATCTTCGACCCCCGTGAGGACACATGGGAGCacgtccgccgccgctcgccattCTGCATCACCGTCATCATCATGGTTGCTCTCCGCGCGCGTGAGAGTGCTGGCCCTCCCTCCGAGCTCTCCAACAAGTGCAGGGAGGAAGCTGAGAAGATGGCCAAGGCGACATTGTTCGAGCCCATCGCCACGCTTGAGACGCTGCAGGGATTGA TCCTCATGATTGCATGGGGCCAGCATGCATGGCGTATCTGTTGCCATGCCATggctctcgccgtcgacatgcGCCTATACCGCTGCCTGCCGTACCTGCACAAGATCCGCACCGACAGCCAGAACCCCAACCACATGCTAGAGCGTCAGCGCCCACTCGTGGTTGGAGCACGACTGTGGCTTGCGCTGGTCAAGCAGACCTATGAGATGTCGTACAACCACGCGCTCCCCATTCTGTTCCCATCGCCTCACCGCCGGCGAACGGCGTACTCTCGTGGACTGCTCGACCACCCCCTCTCGACCATCTACGACTCGCGCCTTGTCATCTCGGTCGAGATCCACGAAGTCCGCGAAGGCGCGTTCAGGCCATACGAGTCGATTGCCACCCTCGACCaggccgagatggacgaTATGCTGCGCAGCGCCAACCAGGGCATCAACGATCTGTACGACTACTGGATCGAGTATTACCACCGCATGGGGCTCTCGGCCGACCATTTCTTGATGATGGAGCTTACGAACCAGCGGGCTTATGCCAT TATGTTTACCAATGCCCCGGCCTGGTACGGAGTGCACAAGCAGCCCGATGTCCATCTCCTCTCGCACGAGCGTCAGCAGTGGATTGCCGCCGCTGTTCGCTCTGGCGCCTATCTCATCTCTACAGTGTCAaacaagcagctcgagaaggacTCGGAATTTGGAAACCACAACTTCC ATGTCGGCATTGTTGCAACGGCACGGTACCTCATCCGAATGGTTGAGCTCCTGCCAGGCGTCGTCGATCTGTACCAGGTCAGCCTGGATATCGACCGCCTGCTTATTAAGCTGCCATATT ACCCGGTTCAGCCCTTTGCCGACGGCCTCCGCCGCACGCTCATCAAGGCGCGTGAACAAGGCATCCTGCCTCACACGACATtgaccgaggaggcggcccGGCAGCCTACAGATCTTgccccaccacccaagcCTCGCCCTGGTACCCCGGGTTCAGGAATTTCCGAGTTCCCCGGCTTCAACCCGTTCCCATGGAACGACCCGATCCAGCCTGGCAACCcgatggcgacggcctcgctTTCCATGACCCGCGCGTCCatcgacgcgaccgacgccggccgcgctgccACTGTCATCCCCGAGAACGTGCCGTGGCCCGAAGTGGATTTCAACCTCTCAGACTGGTTCCCTGCACCAGATG ACCCTCTCGGAATGCTTCCTGTGGATACGAGTGCGCTTGACGGCGACATGTCCAACTGGTTCCCGGCAGCGCCTCAAGTGTGGATGGACGACCCAGCGGCGGATCTCATATCTCGCTACAACACCG CATACGAGACGGGCTCCCGCCGGTCTACCGTCTTCAGCACCAAAGGCGTCGTCTGCAGCTCGCAGGTCTTGGCGTCGGAAGCGGGTCTGTCGATCCTCCGACAGGGCGGCAACGCTGcggacgcggccgtcgcgactGCGGCGGCTCTgaacgtcgtcgag CCATGCAACACTGGCATTGGCGGCGACGCTTTCGCCCTCTTCTGGGATGCCAAGCAGAagcgcgtgcgtgccgtCAACGGCTCGGGTCGCAGCCCCGCAgcgctcaacctcgaggtcgtgcgcggcgcaggGATCACAGGCGACCTGATCCCCTACACTAGCGCGCATGCGGCCACCGTgcccggcgcagcggcggcgctggtcgacATCCACGCGACATTTGGCAGCGGCAAGCTgaccctcgccgaggtgctggCCCCGGCTAttcagctcgccgaggatggATTCGGTGTGCACCAGATGGCTAGCTACGAG TGGAACCTGTTCGAGGACTGGCTCCAGAAGGTCGCGGAAAAGTATGGCCCCGGCTACCCGTTCCTCATTGACGGCAAGGCCCCCAAGCCGGGGCAGTACTTTTCCAACCCCGACCTCGGgcgcacgctgcgcgagctcggtgcaaagggcaaggacgCGTTCTACAAGGGTCGCATTGCCGAGGCCATCGTGGAGGCCGTCAACTCGAACGGCGGCGTCATGACACTCGAGGACCTTGCCAACCACGCGACCGACTTTGTCGAGCCCATCTCGTACACCTACTCGACAGAAAAGCTGCGCGTGTACGAGTGCCCGCCCAACGGCCAgggcctcgccgcgctgatcgcgctcggcatcctcgaTGTGCTGCGTGAGGATGGCGTGATCGACCTTGAGAcggtcaaggagggcggcgcggagtGGTTCCACGCGGAGATCGAGGCCATCAGGCTTGCGCTCGCCGATGCTGGCGCCTACGTCGCCGACCCCAACTTTGTCGAGGTGCCAGTCGAGAAGCTGCTGTCAAAG GAGTACCTGCGCGAGAGGGCAAAGCTGTTCAACCCCAAGGTAGCGACCGCCAAGTACCACCAGGGCAAGCCACTGTCTACCAGCGACACTGTCTACCTCACCGCGGCTGACTCGGAGGGCAACGCGATCTCAT TCATTATGAGCAACTATCTCGGCTTCGGCACGGCCATCGTCCCCAAGGGCTGCGGCTTTACCCTCCAGTCTCGCGGCTCGGCGTTCAGCCTCGACCCCAACTCGCCAAACGTgatcgagggcggcaagcgTCCCTTCCACACCATTATCC CTGCCATGGTGACCAAGGACAACGAGCTCTTCATGTCGTACGGAGTAATGGGCGGCCCGATGCAGCCTCAAGGTCACGTCCAAGTCCTGAC TACGTTGCTACACCGCGGTCGCGACCCGCAACTTTCGTTGGATGCCAAGCGCTTCTGTGTGGGCGGAACCGGGCTCTGGGGACAAAACGCTAAGGAAGCGCTCCACAATCGCTCAGTGGCCAttgagcacggcgtcgacccagaAGTCATCGCGCAGCTCCGTGCGCTTGGTCACGATCTCGAGCTTGTCAAGGG
- the SPAC513.07_2 gene encoding Putative uncharacterized oxidoreductase: protein MPALNSGLILITGASGYIGTYTVEVALKAGYAVRLAVRSADKGEYLKTRFAEYKDLVSYTIVKDMDAKGAYDEAVAGIDGVIHLASPVDLGFAGLASDMIAEAVTGVDNLLKALASTSTKRVVLLSSVVSVGPAMRPVEEQGTKKVVYTEAQWNDANVAEALKLEAAAPGHIKYAASKNEAEREFWKWIKANHPAFDGVAILPAFNFGPPTQYGLGIPESVSIITPWLKPGADASTLNFEFAGMVDVRDVAYATVKALSTPEAGGERYILSAHTLFNNDLAIGATSDEANAAGLTRGNTDPAFRAELDSKAIIYDGSKAEKAFGFKYRGKDETIAETVKTIHKNRAGAPL, encoded by the exons ATGCCCGCCCTCAACTCTggcctcatcctcatcaccGGTGCATCTGGCTACATCGGCAC CTAcaccgtcgaggtcgccctcaaggccggcTATGCCgttcgcctcgccgtccgctcTGCCGACAAGGGCGAGTACCTCAAGACGCGCTTCGCGGAGTACAAGGACCTCGTCTCCTACACCATCGTCAAGGACATGGACGCCAAGGGCGCATACGACGAGGCTGTGGCCGGCATCGACGGCGTCAtccacctcgcctcgcccgtcgacctcggcttcGCAGGCCTCGCCTCCGACAtgatcgccgaggccgtcacTGGCGTTGACAATCTCCTCAAGGCGCTTGCTTCCACCTCGACCAAGCGTGTCGTCCTTCTCTCGTCTGTCGTCTCGGTCGGTCCCGCCATGCGCCCCGTGGAGGAGCAGGGCACCAAGAAGGTCGTGTACACCGAGGCCCAGTGGAACGACGccaacgtcgccgaggcgctcaagctcgaggccgccgcccctgGCCACATCAAGTACGCTGCGTCCAAgaacgaggccgagcgcgagttCTGGAAGTGGATCAAGGCGAACCACCCTGCCTTTGACGGTGTGGCCATCCTCCCGGCGTTCAACTTTGGCCCGCCCACCCAGtacggcctcggcatccccgAGAGCGTCAGCATCATCACCCCGTGGCTCAAGCCTGGCGCCGATGCCTCGACGCTCAACTTTGAGTTTGCCGGCATGGTCGACGTCCGCGATGTCGCTTACGCTACCGTCAAGGCCCTCTCGACCCccgaggcgggcggtgaGCGCTACATTCTCTCGGCTCACACTCTGTTCAACAACGACCTCGCCATTGGCGCGACCTCCGACGAGGCAAACGCTGCTGGTCTCACCCGCGGCAACACGGACCCTGCTTtccgtgccgagctcgactcgaaGGCCATCATTTACGACGGCTCCAAGGCTGAGAAGGCGTTCGGCTTCAAGTACCGTGGCAAGGACGAGACGATCGCCGAGACCGTCAAGACCATCCACAAGAACCGTGCCGGTGCTCCCCTCTAA
- the MIMI_R665 gene encoding putative protein codes for MPRPAATANSQRSRNQEVSTENEAIIVRGGYTHPVAGRVDLASAVKAACDGVVSYDPTATARLLRDAAQAARPFKTLIEVTPETSTEAHERLALQENAPSIAVLNFASARNPGGGYLGGARAQEEDICRHSALYTTLTTPAAADYYACHNKSSDRRYSHRVIWSPDVPVYRDCTGALLAAPYAVSFLTSPAPNAGAVRRDPAMFATVPGLLRERAARVLAVAAAHGVRTLVLGAWGCGVFQNRPEDTARAFADLVNIGGDFYGVFERIVFAVYDNSKSQETLTAFRVEFGVGSKNYSSRAEDQATIDATVTGSRLDDETAGLTGQAGTLHRARKCYVCKARYKSVHFFYYALCPECAELNYAKRNPVTDLRGRRALVTGGRAKIGMYVVLWLLRNGAHVTLTTRFPADAVRRFATFDDATGWTDRLEIVGIDLRDPRQVLRLAERVAAAGLDILINNAAQTIRRSAEAYAPLLRAEAEGLPAGENQPKVHILERFSAPVPCGTRALPLPQAAEHLTVADVAVRAESTASSALATIADRNISQALTPNSNPSNTARIDAGGLLPDLGHTNTWSNTVGSIPALEILEVSLCNATAPMLLINALRPALAASPHARTYIVNVSAAEGQFAHYKTPGHAHTNMQKAGLNMITRTAADEMFATDGILMTSVDTGWVTDERPWDAKLEAWGQGFRCPLDLVDGAARIYDPIVRGEEGEDVYGVLLKDYRVVEW; via the exons ATGCCCAGACCAGCTGCCACTGCCAACTCGCAACGCTCGCGCAACCAAGAGGTGTCGACCGAAAACGAGGCCATCATCGTCAGAGGGGGTTACACCCACCCAGTCGCtgggcgcgtcgacctcgcctcTGCAGTCAAGGCGGCCTGCGACGGCGTAGTGAGCTACGACCCCACGGCCACCGCGAGGCTCCTCCGCGATGCTGCGCAAGCCGCGCGCCCATTCAAGACGCTCATCGAGGTGACCCCCGAGACGTCGACCGAGGCacacgagcgcctcgcgctccaaGAAAACGCTCCTTCCATCGCCGTCCTCAACTTTGCCTCGGCGCGTAACCCAGGCGGCGGGTAtctcggcggtgcgcgcgctcaagaAGAAGACATCTGTCGCCACTCGGCGCTGTACACGACGCTCACGACGCCAGCCGCGGCAGACTACTACGCGTGCCACAACAAGAGCAGCGACAGGCGCTACTCGCACCGCGTCATCTGGAGCCCAGACGTGCCAGTGTATCGCGACTGCACCGGCGCGCTCCTGGCAGCTCCGTACGCCGTGAGCTTCCTCACATCGCCCGCGCCCAACGCTGGGGCGGTCCGGCGGGACCCGGCCATGTTCGCGACGGTGCCCGGCCTGCTGagggagcgcgcggcgcgcgtactcgccgtcgctgctgcacATGGCGTGCGcaccctcgtccttggcgcGTGGGGCTGTGGCGTGTTTCAGAACCGGCCGGAGGACACGGCGAGGGCgttcgccgacctcgtcaatATCGGCGGCGACTTTTACGGCGTGTTTGAGCGCATCGTGTTCGCCGTGTACGACAATAGCAAGAGCCAGGAGACGCTCACTGCGTTCAGAGTAGAGTTTGGAGTCGGATCCAAGAACTACTCGTCACG TGCCGAGGACCAAGCGACAATCGACGCCACCGTTACCGGCTCgcgtctcgacgacgagacggcgggCCTTACTGGTCAAGCGGGAACACTGCACCGTGCGCGCAAGTGCTACGTCTGCAAAGCCCGCTACAAGTCGGTGCACTTCTTCTACTACGCCCTGTGCCCGGAGTGCGCAGAGCTCAACTACGCCAAGCGCAACCCTGTCACCGACCTGCGtggtcgccgcgcgctggtGACCGGCGGCCGCGCCAAGATCGGCATGTACGTCGTGCTCTGGCTTCTGCGCAACGGCGCCCATGTGACGCTCACCACGCGCTTCCCggccgacgcggtgcgcCGCTTCGCGACCTTTGACGACGCGACCGGGTGGACCGACCGCCTCGAGATTGTGGGGATCGACCTGCGCGACCCGCGCCAGGTACTGCGTCTCGCTGAgcgtgtcgccgctgctggacTCGACATTCTGATCAACAATGCCGCGCAGACGATCCGGCGGTCCGCGGAGGCGTAcgccccgctgctgcgcgctgaGGCGGAGGGACTCCCGGCTGGCGAGAACCAACCGAAGGTACACATCCTTGAGCGATTCAGTGCGCCGGTGCCGTGCGGAACTCGTGCGCTGCCTCTGCCCCAGGCAGCCGAGCACCTCACCGTGGCCGACGTCGCAGTGCGAGCCGAGTCCACTGCTTCCTCAGCCCTCGCTACCATCGCCGACCGCAACATCTCTCAGGCGCTCACGCCCAACTCGAATCCCTCCAACACCGCTCGGATCGATGCtggcggcctcctccccgACCTCGGGCACACGAACACGTGGTCCAACACCGTCGGGTCCATCCCAGcgctcgagatcctcgaggTGTCGCTGTGCAACGCGACTGCGCCGATGCTTCTGATCAACGCGCTCCGCCCGGCACTCGCGGCAAGCCCCCACGCCCGGACGTACATTGTCAATGTGTCGGCTGCCGAGGGGCAGTTTGCTCACTACAAGACGCCGGGCCACGCGCACACCAACATGCAGAAGGCGGGCCTGAACATGATCACCCGGACCGCCGCAGACGAGATGTTCGCAACCGACGGGATCCTCATGACGTCGGTCGACACGGGGTGGGTCACCGACGAGCGGCCGTGGGATGCCAAGCTGGAGGCGTGGGGGCAGGGATTCCGTTGCCCTCTGGATCTGGTGGACGGGGCTGCCCGGATCTATGACCCCATCGTTaggggcgaggagggggaggacgtGTACGGTGTCTTGCTGAAGGACTACCGCGTGGTCGAGTGGTAA
- the pepB_1 gene encoding Penicillopepsin-3: MSEQAFFATQTQIKESLGLKKLPLIRNKHYKKDGRKSYLHVLRRFGFEPTQPGPYGFEELKHLEQRGLAGGAVRIGGRARLAETHSLVKKTPTGNVPVAAEDIQNDSMYLVNVPIGTPSQTLSLDFDTGSYDLWVFSTELPAATQKSHNNFDTTKSSTWQALSGYTWSITYGDKSSASGNVGTDVVNLGGLQVKNQAIELAQKLSAQFASGSGDGLLGLAWPSINTVKPKQQLTPVANLISQGALPANAQLFTSAFYSDRDAGAQSFYTFGWVDQSLVTASAKAIAWTPIDNTGGFWQFPSTSAVINGKSIPLSGNTAIADTGTTLALLSDTVVKALYAQIPGAKYDANQQGYLIPTTVAAQQLPTFSVAVGDNQFVIQPEDLVFALADSTHWYGAIQSRGSNPFDILGDAFLKSVYAIWDQGNVRFGLVPKIQPTQNLTPAPGDTGSSNVAGSTVVRD, from the exons ATGTCCGAGCAAGCCTTCTTCGCCACCCAGACGCAGATCAAGGAGAGCCTTGGTCTCAAGAAGCTCCCCCTCATCCGCAACAAGCACTACAAGAAGGACGGTCGCAAGTCGTACCTCCACGTGCTGCGCCGCTTTGGCTTTGAGCCGACCCAGCCGGGCCCTTACGGcttcgaggagctcaagcacctcgagcagcgcggccttgccggcggcgcagtgcgcatcggcgggcgcgctcgcctcgctgaGACGCACAGTCTCGTCAAGAAGACGCCGACGGGCAACGTCCCTGTGGCTGCCGAGGATATCCAGAACGACTCGATGTATCTTGTCAACGTTCCCATCGGTACGCCTAGCCAGACGCTCTCCCTGGACTTTGACACTGGCTCGTATGACCTCTGG GTGTTTTCCACCGAGCTCCCGGCCGCCACGCAGAAGAGCCACAACAACTTCGACACCACCAAGTCGTCCACGTGGCAGGCTTTGAGCGGTTACACCTGGTCGATCACGTACGGCGACaagtcgagcgcctcgggcAACGTCGGCACGGACGTGGTCAACCTCGGTGGTCTGCAGGTCAAGAACCAGGCAATCGAGCTGGCGCAGAAGCTCTCCGCTCAGTTCGCGTCTGGGTCTGGCGACGGCTTGCTTGGCCTCGCTTGGCCGAGCATCAACACCGTCAAGCCCAAGCAGCAGCTCACGCCTGTGGCCAACCTCATCTCACAGGGCGCCCTCCCGGCCAACGCCCAGCTCTTCACGTCGGCCTTCTACagcgaccgcgacgccggcgcccagAGCTTTTACACATTTGGCTGGGTCGATCAGTCCCTTGTGACCGCGTCCGCCAAGGCGATCGCCTGGACGCCGATTGACAACACCGGCGGCTTCTGGCAGTTCCCGTCCACGTCGGCCGTCATCAACGGCAAGAGCATCCCTCTGTCGGGCAACACTGCCATCGCCGACACCGgcaccaccctcgccctcctgtCCGACACGGTCGTCAAGGCGCTCTACGCACAGATCCCGGGTGCCAAGTACGACGCCAACCAGCAGGGATACCTCATCCCGACCACtgtcgcggcgcagcagctgcccaCGTTCAGTGTCGCTGTTGGCGACAACCAGTTTGTCATCCAGCCCGAGGACCTCGtgttcgcgctcgccgacagcACGCACTGGTACGGCGCCATCCAGTCGCGCGGCAGCAACCCGTTCGACATTCTTGGCGACGCGTTCCTCAAGTCGGTCTACGCG ATTTGGGACCAGGGCAACGTCCGCTTCGGCCTCGTGCCCAAGATCCAGCCGACGCAGAACctgacgccggcgccgggcgaCACTGGCTCGTCGAACGTTGCAGGCAGCACTGTGGTCCGTGACTAG